The following is a genomic window from Calderihabitans maritimus.
CCAAAAGGTACAGCAGGAGGTAGAGAGGCAAATTGAAACCCTACCCCGCCGGGCTATAGCGGAAGAGGCGCTGGAAAATTACGGAGCTATAATCCTGGTGGAAGATTTGAAGGAAGCGGTAAAACTGGCCAACCGTTTTGCACCGGAGCATTTAGAGCTCATGGTGGAAGAGCCTTTTGCCGTATTGGGAAGTATACGCCACGCGGGAGCCATCTTTTTGGGAAGGTATACTCCGGAAGCCGTGGGAGACTATTATGCGGGACCTAACCATATTTTACCTACGGGGGGAACTGCCCGTTTTTATTCACCTTTAAGTGTAGACAGTTTTATGAAAAAGAGCAGTGTCATTTCTTTTTCCGCCGAGGCTTTTCTTCAGGGAAGCCGGGATATTATCAAGTTGGCTACTGTGGAGGGGCTGGACGCCCATGCTAGTTCCATCAGGGTAAGGCTGGAAGACCGGCCGGGGAAGGAATGAAGCCGGAAGGAGGACGGCAATGAACAGGGAGCGAAAAGTCCAGTTTAG
Proteins encoded in this region:
- a CDS encoding histidinol dehydrogenase; amino-acid sequence: QKVQQEVERQIETLPRRAIAEEALENYGAIILVEDLKEAVKLANRFAPEHLELMVEEPFAVLGSIRHAGAIFLGRYTPEAVGDYYAGPNHILPTGGTARFYSPLSVDSFMKKSSVISFSAEAFLQGSRDIIKLATVEGLDAHASSIRVRLEDRPGKE